The genomic DNA AAACGAGCCCGCTCCCCAGAGTGCCGGGAATCCGGCAGACAAGAATTTCGTCGCCTCGCTGCAAAAGGGGCTGGAGGTGCTGACCTGCTTCGGCCGCCAGCACGCCCGCCTCACGGTGTCGGAGGTGGCGCGCCTGACGCACGGCTCGCCGGCCTCGGCGCGGCGCTCGCTGCTCACGCTGCGCACGCTCGGCTATCTGGACGGTGACGGCAAGCGCTTCTGGATGCTGCCCAAGGCGCTGCTGGTCGCGCACGCCTACCTGGCCTCGCGCGCGGCGCCCTCGCTGGCGCAGCCGTTGCTCGATGCGCTGTCGGAGCGCACGCGCGAGTCGGCCTCGCTCGGCAAGCTGCTGGAGGACGACGTGATCATCATCGCGCGCTCGACCGCGCGGCGCAGCCTGAGCACCGGCCTGGGCATCGGCTCGCGGCTGCCGGCGTACTGTTCGGCGCTCGGACGCGTGCTGCTCGCGAGCCTGTCGCCCGACGAGGCCGAACGCCGCGTGCGCACCATGCCGCGGCGCGTGCTCACCGCACGCACGGTGCACGAGGCCGACGAGGTGCTGGCGCTGGTCGTGCGCTGCCGCGAGGAGGGCTATGCCGGCAGCGACGGCGAGCTCGAGCTGGGCGTGCGGTCGATGGCCGTGCCAGTCTACGACCGCACGGGCGCCACCGTCGCGGCGATGAGCATCGCGGTGCGCGCCGAGCGCATGGAGATGGCCGAGTTCCGCGAGGCCTTCCTGCCGGCGCTGCGCCGCGCGCGCAATACGCTGGCGGGGCGCCTTTCTCCCGAGTGAGCGCCGCAGCCCGTGTCGCGGCCAGAACTTTTGCTCCTATCATCACTCTGTACGAAAGTGCCGTGCGGGCTCCCAGAACCAGAACAACGCCGTGCCCCGCGTCTCCCTTGGCTTGAAACCCTGTAGCCGGCCCTCATTTGCGCGCCAGGGCGGGCCGTCGTCTGTCCTCACGGAGAATTCAACTTGAAACGTATCCTTCTGTTCGTTCTGACCAACGTGATGGTCGTCGCGGTGCTCGGCGTGGTCGCCAGCCTGCTCGGCGTCAACCGCTACCTCACGGCCAACGGGCTCAACCTCTCGGCGCTGCTGGGCTTCGCGCTGGTGATGGGCTTCGGCGGCGCAATCATCTCGCTCCTGATCAGCAAGCCGATGGCCAAGTGGACCGCGGGCGTGCGCATCATCAACGAGCCGCAGTCGCCCGACGAGGCCTGGATCGTGCAGACCGTGCGCAAGTTCGCCGACACCGCCGGCATCGGCATGCCCGAGGTCGGCATCTTCGAAGGCGAGCCCAATGCCTTCGCCACCGGCGCCTTCAAGAACTCGTCGCTGGTCGCGGTGTCGACCGGCCTGCTCGCCAACATGACGCGCGAGGAGGTCGAGGCGGTGATCGGCCACGAGATCGCGCACGTGGCCAATGGCGACATGGTCACGATGACGCTGATCCAGGGCGTGATGAACACCTTCGTGGTGTTCCTCTCGCGCGTGATCGGCTATGCGGTCGACAGCTTCCTGCGCCGCGGCGACGACCGCTCGTCCGGCCCCGGCATCGGCTACATGGTGACGACGCTGGTGCTCGACATCGTGCTCGGTTTTGCCGCCGCGATCGTGGTGGCCTGGTTCTCGCGCCAGCGCGAGTTCCGCGCCGACGCGGGCTCGGCCAAGCTGATGGGCCGCAAGCAGCCGATGGTGAGTGCGCTCGCGCGCCTCGGCGGCCTGCCGGCGGGCCAGCTGCCGAAGGCGGTCGAGGCGATGGGCATCACGGGCAGCATCGGCAAGCTGTTTGCAACGCATCCGCCGATCGAAGAACGCATCGCAGCGCTTCAATAGCTCGCCGCCAGGCTGCGCGCCACGGCTTCCGCGACCTTGATGCCATCGACTCCCGCCGACAGGATCCCGCCCGCGTAGCTCGCGCCTTCGCCGGCCGGGTAGAGGCCGCGCACGTTGAGGCTCTGCAGGTCGTCGCCGCGCGTGATGCGGATCGGCGAGGAGGTGCGGGTCTCGACGCCGGTCAGCACCGCGTCGTGGAGGTCGAAGCCCTTGATCTTGCGGCCGAAGGCGGGGAAGGCCTCGCGCATCGCCTCGATCGCGTAGCCGGGCAGGGCGGCGTGCAGGTCGCCGGGCGTGACGCCGGGCTTGTACGAGGGCTCGACGCTGCCGAGCGCGGTCGAGGGGCGGCCGGCCACGAAGTCGCCGACCAGTTGCCCGGGCGCGCGGTAGTCGCCGCCGCCGAGGACGAAGGCCTTCGATTCGAGTTCGCGCTGCAGGTCGATCCCTGCCAGCGGCGAGCCCTTGCGTCCTTCTTCCCAGCCGGGGAAATCGCGCGGATCGATGCCGACCACGATGCCCGCGTTGGCGTTGCGTTCGTTGCGCGAATACTGGCTCATGCCGTTGGTCACGACACGGCCCGGCTCGCTGGTCGCGGCGACCACCGTGCCGCCCGGACACATGCAGAAGCTGTAGACCGAGCGGCCGTTGCTCGCGTGATGCACCAGCTTGTAGTCGGCCGCACCCAGCAGCGGATGGCCCGCATGCCGGCCCCAGCGCGCGCGGTCGATCAGGCCCTGCGGATGCTCGACGCGAAAGCCGATCGAGAAGGGCTTGGCCTCGATATGCACGCCGCGCGCATGCAGCATCGCGAAGGTGTCGCGCGAACTGTGGCCGAGCGCCATCACCACATGGTCGGCGCGCAACGCGTGCGTCTGGCCCGTGCGCTGGTCGAGCACGGTGAGGCCGCGCAGCGCCTTGCCGTGCGGACCGTCCTCGATCAGCACGTCGGTCACGCGCTGCTCGAAGCGGATCTCGCCGCCGAGTGCGACGATCTGCGCGCGCATGTGCTCCACCACCTTCACCAGCTTGAAGGTGCCGATGTGGGGATGTGCGACGTAGAGGATCTCGGGCGGCGCGCCGGCCTTGACGAACTCCTCCATCACCTTGCGGCCGAGGAAGCGCGGGTCCTTGATCTGGCTGTAGAGCTTGCCGTCGGAGAAGGTGCCGGCGCCGCCTTCGCCGAACTGCACGTTCGATTCGGGATCGAGCACGCTCTTGCGCCACAGGCCCCAGGTGTCGCGCGTGCGCTGGCGCACCGTCTTGCCGCGCTCGAGCACGATCGGCTTGAAGCCCATCTGCGCGAGCAGCAGCGCGCAGAAGATGCCGCAGGGGCCGAAGCCGACCACCACGGGGCGCGACGACAGCGCGGCCGGAGCCTCTGCCGGCGCGTGCCATGCCATGTCGGGCGTGGGATGGATGTGCGCATGCCCGGCGAACTTCAGGCGCAGCGCCGCTTCGAGCGCCGGATCGGCGAGCGTCGCATCGACGATGTAGACCCGCAGCAGCTCGGCCTTGCGCGCGTCGAAGCTGCGCTTGAAGACGGTGAATCCGCTGACCGCGCCGGGCGGTGTGCCGAGCGCGGCATCGATCGCGCGAGGCAGCGCCGCGTCGTCGTGATCGAGCGGTAGTTTGATTTCCGAGATTCGCAGCATATCGTGGCGTTGGCTTGTGGTTATCAAGCAGGGCGCCCGATCATAGAACGCGCTCGCCAATGACAAAGGGCCTGCGGCACGCATCGCGCCGCAGGCCCTTTGCCGTGAGGGTGATCCGTCAGGCGTCGGAGGTCGCTTCCACGCCGAGCTTGTCGGCGTCCTTCTCCACCTTCTTGAGGGCACGGCCGCGCCAGCTCGACCAGGTCACGCCGATCAGCAGCAGCGTCGAGATGATCACGAAGGCGCAGCTGATCGGGCGCTGCACGAACACCGTGACATCACCGCGCGACAGCAGCATCGCGCGCCGGAAGTTCTCTTCCACCATCGGCCCGAGCACGAAGCCCAGCATGATGGGCGCCACCGAGAAATCGAGCACGATGAACAGCGCACCGATCACCCCGAAGGCCAGCACTTCCCAGATCTGGAACAGGCTGTTCTGCGTGCTGAACACGCCGACGGCAATGAAGAACATGGCCGAGGGGAACAGGTAGCGGTAGGGCACCTGCAGCATCTTCACCCAGACACCGATCATCGGCACGTTGAGGATGATCAGGATCACGTTGCCGATCCAGAAGCTGGCGATCAGGCCCCAGAAGATGTCCGGATGCTCGGTGATGAGCTGCGGTCCGGGCGCGATGCCCTGGATCATCAGCGCGCCCAGGATCAGCGCCATCACCGCGTCGCCGGGAATGCCCAGGCTCATGGTGGGGATGAAGTCGACCTGGGTCTTCGAGTGCGACGAGGCTTCGGGCGAGGCCACGCCGGCGATCATGCCGGTGCCGAACTTCTCGGGCGTCTTGGAGATCTTGCGTTCGAGCGCATAGGCGATGAAGGTGGTGATGGTCGGGCCGGTGCCGGGCATCGCGCCGAACACGGTGCCCACCAGGGTGCCGCGCACCATGGGCCAGAAGGCTTCCTTCATCTCGGCCATGCTCGGACGCATGTCGCGGATGCGCAGCTTGGCGTTGGTGGTGATCACCGTCATGCGATTGACGTTGAGCAGGAAGTCGGCCACGCCGAACAGGCCCATCGCGATTGCCACCAGTTCCAGGCCGTCGCTCAGTTCAGGCACGCCGAACGAGAAGCGGAAGCTGCCCGAGTTGACGTCGGTGCCGACCACGCCGCACAAGAGGCCGAACAGCGTCATCGCCACGCCCTTGAGCGGCGAGCCGCGCGACATGGTGGAGCCCGCGATCAGGCCGAGCAGCATGATCGAGAAGATCTCGGCCGGCCCGAACTTGAAGGCCACCGCCACCAGCAGCGGCGAGGCGAAGATCATCACCAGGATGCCGACCGATGCCGCGAAGAACGAGCAGATCATCGTGATCCCGAGCGCCGTTCCCCCCTTGCCGGCCTTCGTCATCGGAAAGCCGTCCAGACAGGTCACCGCGTGCGGTGGATGCGAGGGCAGGTTCAGCAGGATGGCGCCGATGGCGCCGCCGTACTGCGAGCCGTAGAAGATGCCGGCCAGCATCAGGATGGCGGGCACCGGGTGCATCACGTAGGTGAGCGGCAGCAGGATCGAGATCGCCGACAGTGCGCCCATGCCCGGCAGCACGCCGATCAGGTTGCCCACCAGGACGC from Variovorax sp. PBL-E5 includes the following:
- a CDS encoding NAD(P)/FAD-dependent oxidoreductase → MLRISEIKLPLDHDDAALPRAIDAALGTPPGAVSGFTVFKRSFDARKAELLRVYIVDATLADPALEAALRLKFAGHAHIHPTPDMAWHAPAEAPAALSSRPVVVGFGPCGIFCALLLAQMGFKPIVLERGKTVRQRTRDTWGLWRKSVLDPESNVQFGEGGAGTFSDGKLYSQIKDPRFLGRKVMEEFVKAGAPPEILYVAHPHIGTFKLVKVVEHMRAQIVALGGEIRFEQRVTDVLIEDGPHGKALRGLTVLDQRTGQTHALRADHVVMALGHSSRDTFAMLHARGVHIEAKPFSIGFRVEHPQGLIDRARWGRHAGHPLLGAADYKLVHHASNGRSVYSFCMCPGGTVVAATSEPGRVVTNGMSQYSRNERNANAGIVVGIDPRDFPGWEEGRKGSPLAGIDLQRELESKAFVLGGGDYRAPGQLVGDFVAGRPSTALGSVEPSYKPGVTPGDLHAALPGYAIEAMREAFPAFGRKIKGFDLHDAVLTGVETRTSSPIRITRGDDLQSLNVRGLYPAGEGASYAGGILSAGVDGIKVAEAVARSLAASY
- a CDS encoding IclR family transcriptional regulator domain-containing protein, with translation MRKNEPAPQSAGNPADKNFVASLQKGLEVLTCFGRQHARLTVSEVARLTHGSPASARRSLLTLRTLGYLDGDGKRFWMLPKALLVAHAYLASRAAPSLAQPLLDALSERTRESASLGKLLEDDVIIIARSTARRSLSTGLGIGSRLPAYCSALGRVLLASLSPDEAERRVRTMPRRVLTARTVHEADEVLALVVRCREEGYAGSDGELELGVRSMAVPVYDRTGATVAAMSIAVRAERMEMAEFREAFLPALRRARNTLAGRLSPE
- the htpX gene encoding protease HtpX, whose product is MKRILLFVLTNVMVVAVLGVVASLLGVNRYLTANGLNLSALLGFALVMGFGGAIISLLISKPMAKWTAGVRIINEPQSPDEAWIVQTVRKFADTAGIGMPEVGIFEGEPNAFATGAFKNSSLVAVSTGLLANMTREEVEAVIGHEIAHVANGDMVTMTLIQGVMNTFVVFLSRVIGYAVDSFLRRGDDRSSGPGIGYMVTTLVLDIVLGFAAAIVVAWFSRQREFRADAGSAKLMGRKQPMVSALARLGGLPAGQLPKAVEAMGITGSIGKLFATHPPIEERIAALQ
- a CDS encoding tripartite tricarboxylate transporter permease, with product MSQALQDLWFGFGVAFQGTNLMWSFFGVLVGNLIGVLPGMGALSAISILLPLTYVMHPVPAILMLAGIFYGSQYGGAIGAILLNLPSHPPHAVTCLDGFPMTKAGKGGTALGITMICSFFAASVGILVMIFASPLLVAVAFKFGPAEIFSIMLLGLIAGSTMSRGSPLKGVAMTLFGLLCGVVGTDVNSGSFRFSFGVPELSDGLELVAIAMGLFGVADFLLNVNRMTVITTNAKLRIRDMRPSMAEMKEAFWPMVRGTLVGTVFGAMPGTGPTITTFIAYALERKISKTPEKFGTGMIAGVASPEASSHSKTQVDFIPTMSLGIPGDAVMALILGALMIQGIAPGPQLITEHPDIFWGLIASFWIGNVILIILNVPMIGVWVKMLQVPYRYLFPSAMFFIAVGVFSTQNSLFQIWEVLAFGVIGALFIVLDFSVAPIMLGFVLGPMVEENFRRAMLLSRGDVTVFVQRPISCAFVIISTLLLIGVTWSSWRGRALKKVEKDADKLGVEATSDA